A single genomic interval of Musa acuminata AAA Group cultivar baxijiao chromosome BXJ3-4, Cavendish_Baxijiao_AAA, whole genome shotgun sequence harbors:
- the LOC103972751 gene encoding protein neprosin-like — protein sequence MRLQVSVGVYIQIMAFILIILLLHFALSEGWTNFDDLDVEEQLKIVNKPAVRSFQSGKGDIFDCVDMFKQPAFDHPLLRNHKIQMRPTAFPEGKGAPRSINASSHSKLMGFSCPKGTVPIRRTTKEELLTARSLSEKSRNSTRKLYIAESYYRAGVISFMGNYYGAKGALNIWKPHVEGDDQYSAALVSVTRDGNDIQAGWMVNPGLFKDTSPRMFIFWSNNDDPVRCINTLCPGFVTTGKLPLGAQMSWISQYNDPNKQHVKRFHLFRDANTKNWWLKVGRIGELVGYWPSELVPKLTSDGAREIFWGGQVYPVNKRLRNLEMGSGHFPGEGYAKAAYVSKIMYALHDGPELINPSSDQIDESVDKPTCYDVDPDVQYSEERGYYIFYGGKPNNFCPD from the exons ATGCGACTTCAAGTTAGTGTGGGTGTTTACATTCAAATTATGGCTTTCATCCTTATCATCCTCCTATTGCACTTTGCTTTAAGTGAAGGATGGACTAATTTTGATGATCTCGACGTAGAAGAACAGCTTAAGATCGTGAACAAGCCAGCAGTGAGAAGCTTTCag AGTGGAAAAGGGGATATATTTGATTGTGTTGATATGTTCAAGCAACCTGCTTTTGATCATCCTTTACTTAGAAACCACAAGATTCAG ATGAGACCCACTGCATTTCCAGAAGGGAAAGGTGCTCCAAGATCTATAAATGCTTCCTCACATTCTAAACTCATGGGCTTTTCATGCCCAAAAGGAACAGTTCCTATTCGCAGAACTACAAAGGAAGAACTATTAACAGCAAGATCACTCTCGGAGAAATCAAGAAATTCGACAAGAAAACTCTATATTGCTGAATCTTACTAT CGTGCTGGAGTGATTTCGTTCATGGGCAATTACTATGGCGCTAAGGGAGCTTTAAATATCTGGAAGCCACATGTTGAAGGAGATGACCAATATAGTGCTGCCTTAGTTTCGGTTACTAGAGATGGAAACGACATACAAGCTGGATGGATG GTCAATCCAGGTTTGTTCAAGGATACATCGCCACGTATGTTCATATTCTGGTCG AACAATGATGATCCAGTGAGATGCATTAACACTCTTTGCCCCGGTTTTGTCACGACCGGAAAATTACCACTTGGTGCACAGATGTCATGGATTTCCCAATACAATGATCCAAATAAGCAACATGTTAAACGGTTTCATCTGTTCAGG GATGCAAATACTAAAAACTGGTGGCTTAAAGTGGGACGGATTGGCGAATTAGTCGGGTATTGGCCAAGTGAGCTTGTTCCTAAGCTGACATCTGATGGAGCCAGGGAAATATTCTGGGGTGGCCAAGTGTATCCAGTGAATAAACGGTTGAGAAACCTAGAAATGGGAAGCGGCCACTTCCCTGGAGAGGGCTATGCAAAGGCAGCCTATGTTAGTAAGATAATGTATGCATTACATGATGGACCTGAATTGATAAATCCCTCCTCCGACCAAATAGATGAATCCGTAGACAAACCAACATGCTACGATGTTGACCCGGATGTACAATACTCAGAGGAACGGGGATATTATATCTTCTACGGTGGAAAACCCAACAACTTTTGTCCTGATTGA